The proteins below are encoded in one region of Kogia breviceps isolate mKogBre1 chromosome 8, mKogBre1 haplotype 1, whole genome shotgun sequence:
- the SEC16A gene encoding protein transport protein Sec16A isoform X8 — MQPPPQAVPSGVVRPPPSGSPQSMFWSNSPYRRQVNSNAPVAPITCPLQPVTDPFAFSRQALQNTSLGGSSKSSPPVVQGPAPPSSLQRAGLPGPHTNAEDSSQGLCESLPGPPLQPRSDASPFPGVLSPSAPPGPEVNRRVEVAPGLEPEVQTPPYPPQYIPGVGPDSCRVGHPQANTPRPDRPLSRPSLHDSTATPAAPPFLPQPRQQTPGQWGLVQGGPQPSGQHYRPCPEGPVQNTVCHASNAAHFPAPSNLRQGPGHEQHGPLVSLPGPSASDGRNEAVYLQSGNHSANSFDPENAFRQNSRVGNARAGQEFRLSPGVNREQLPDLALINPLAQGNSPESHSHDPLASGSSWTLPEAGSGALSMFFKGGETENEENLTSEKAVSAGQSDFDGFSPGPGLGQPPAHLGAGGVYQAFLKGSSSEPTQQGGDPQTYFSQSAGIRHDKATTNAAAVDMWGDAARAGARGAGGPQYENVENLEFIQNQEVLPSEPLSADPSSPSAQLRYGPLPGPAVPRLSAAGHTGGGGPNLEAPDTTAHPARSESVSSSYSSQSHRGLPSAARPHDSGGTFIQQEVGKPEDEAPGRFFKQIDSSPLGGETDQSAVSQNYRGSLPQPSAPSPPKPMGIFQTSANSSFEPVKSHFTGVKPVEADRANVVGEVRGPSAHQKQRRAASAAPDASPGNLEQPPDNMETLFLPRLCAPPLTTPTEASPGLLHAAGPPLEAVLPTPEKRPLTRAQGAVKCESPATTLWAQNELPDFGGNVLLAPAAPVLHVPAKPQPSEVIQPPEEGLCGQQSRQPGPGPAVQSGDSIGASENLENPPQMGEEAALPSQAGPGYASLLSSPPTEALQNQPVLIARPDQSCNLAQPANFSVSSLNPNEKSQSWRESFVADKPAVSSQAAGGDSGENALLSGAPAGALICSPLPNHLAQSNFPQVCGTSEMVSSQPANLPVQPPAHPVPKNLLPESQKIHSAESILPELVTGPAVSTGVMLVPPANDTSEPDSNKANLSSSRDEASGALDFSFSRTLENPVAMYSSAQADSPASCQQTVSSHRPCGPGAHTPDRFYQQVTKDAQDQHGPERAQQEPPPPPPQGPKAALPEPSDPGGPPEQGQPPSPTRPSASPAPADVGQRLPPRPPRSSSVSVASTGSSQAAARPDQQWLQPPPPDLASCYYYRALYDGYQPPYPSPYPPDPGTIPHYYQDIYGLCEPRYRPYDGAAAAFAESYRYPELERPSSRASHCSDRPAARQGYPEGYYNSRGGWSSQSDYYASYYASQYDYGDPGHWDRYHYGSRSRDPRTCDRRCWYDAECDPYRKESYAYGDRPEKYDDHWRYDPRFTGSFDDEPEPHRDPYGEEVDRRSEHSARSLRSSFSSHSHQSQVYRGRNVTAGPYEAPPPPGSFHGDYAYGPYGGDFHGPPGFPEYGYPAEASWPSVEQAPSRPTSPEKFSVPHICARFGPGGQLIKVIPNLPSEGQPALVEIHSMETLLQHTPEQEEMRAFPGPLGKDDTHKVDVINFAQSKATKCLQNENLIDKESASLLWSFIVLLCRQNGTVVGTDIAELLLRDHRTVWLPGKSPSEANLIDFTHEPAEQVEEESGEAQLSFLTDSQAATTLEKDTERFRELLLYGRKKDALESAMKNGLWGHALLLASKMDSRTHARVMTRFANSLPINDPLQTVYQLMSGRMPAASTCCGDEKWGDWRPHLAMVLSNLSNNVDVEARAMATMGDTLASRGLLDAAHFCYLVAQVGFGVYTKKTTKLVLIGSNHSLPFLKFATNEAIQRTEAYEYAQSLGAQTCSWPSFQVFKFMYCCRLAEMGLATQAFHYCEVIAKSILAQPHRHSPVLLSQLLQVASQLRLFDPQLKEKPEEEAATEPAWLVQLQLVEKQVKEGTAAWSLDRAFPPRCPSSPCSEAGPCGGPAPAQPAGLGTDNRLLAPPVSGADHSGQDVRLLPSAPLTLPDGQPAFPTRALMFPGPPPAGPVELGPGCGPPGAALGFPEPPGPDPVAPYPGPGLPSGAPSLQETDHLLPEAGSQDAAMTPQEAPGRNALSELQEDFAGKFANVSGESWFSRWLPVKKRTEAYLPDDKNKSIVWDEKKNRWVDTNEPEEEKKAPPPPPASLPKALQAAHPGPGGPPRPAVNMYSRKAARARARYVDVLNPGGPQRSEPALAPADFFAPLAPLPIPTHLLGPNPDAEEAPPAEGAGREGQAPAGGPAKPEPASEPKVPSSAASLPGPERPPSRADGSQGGEAPCALGPAGGPPGAAVPFYNPAQFTQASAASGSSRMGRIGQRKYPAY; from the exons ATGCAACCTCCACCCCAGGCTGTCCCGTCTGGTGTGGTCCGGCCGCCTCCGTCCGGGAGTCCTCAGAGCATGTTCTGGTCCAACAGCCCGTACAGGAGACAGGTCAATAGTAACGCACCAGTGGCCCCGATAACCTGCCCACTGCAGCCGGTGACGGACCCGTTTGCTTTTAGTAGACAGGCGCTCCAAAATACATCATTGGGCGGCTCATCTAAAAGCAGCCCACCCGTTGTGCAAGGCCCGGCCCCACCATCGTCTCTTCAGCGTGCTGGTCTGCCTGGGCCACACACAAATGCTGAGGATAGCTCCCAAGGACTCTGCGAGTCTCTGCCGGGCCCTCCATTGCAGCCCAGGTCAGATGCCAGCCCGTTTCCCGGCGTGCTGAGCCCCTCGGCACCGCCTGGGCCCGAGGTGAACAGGAGAGTCGAGGTCGCTCCCGGCCTGGAGCCTGAAGTTCAGACCCCGCCGTACCCTCCTCAGTACATTCCAGGAGTGGGTCCTGACAGCTGTCGTGTGGGCCATCCACAGGCGAACACGCCACGGCCCGACAGACCCCTGAGCAGGCCGAGCCTGCACGACAGCACCGCGACACCAGCAgctccccctttcctccctcagccTCGTCAGCAAACGCCCGGGCAGTGGGGGCTGGTGCAGGGAGGCCCGCAGCCCTCGGGGCAGCATTACCGGCCCTGCCCAGAGGGACCTGTGCAGAACACGGTGTGCCACGCCTCCAACGCTGCCCACTTTCCTGCTCCGTCCAACCTGCGTCAGGGTCCTGGCCACGAGCAGCACGGCCCCCTGGTGTCTTTACCGGGACCCTCGGCCAGTGACGGGAGAAATGAGGCAGTCTACCTGCAAAGTGGAAACCACTCAGCAAATAGCTTTGATCCAGAAAATGCATTCAGGCAGAATTCCAGAGTTGGGAACGCTCGGGCGGGCCAGGAGTTCAGGTTGAGTCCAGGAGTGAATAGAGAGCAGTTGCCAGACCTGGCTCTCATTAACCCCCTCGCTCAGGGAAACAGCCCAGAAAGCCACTCGCACGACCCCCTGGCTTCCGGGAGCAGCTGGACCCTGCCGGAAGCGGGCTCGGGGGCACTCTCCATGTTTTTCaaaggaggagagacagagaacgAAGAGAACCTCACGTCTGAAAAAGCAGTCTCTGCCGGTCAGTCTGACTTTGATGGTTTCTCCCCTGGCCCGGGCCTCGGCCAGCCTCCTGCACACCTGGGGGCAGGAGGCGTTTATCAGGCCTTTCTCAAAGGTTCCAGCAGCGAGCCCACGCAGCAGGGAGGAGACCCGCAGACTTATTTTTCTCAGTCTGCAGGCATCCGGCACGACAAAGCAACCACTAACGCTGCTGCTGTTGACATGTGGGGTGACGCGGCCCGTGCGGGGGCTCGTGGTGCTGGTGGCCCGCAGTATGAGAACGTCGAGAACTTAGAGTTCATTCAGAACCAGGAAGTTCTGCCAAGTGAGCCCCTAAGTGCAGACCCTTCCTCCCCAAGCGCTCAGCTCAGATACGGGCCCCTTCCCGGGCCGGCTGTCCCCAGGCTCAGTGCCGCGGGCCACACTGGAGGCGGGGGCCCTAATCTCGAGGCCCCAGATACGACGGCGCACCCTGCGCGTTCTGAGAGCGTGTCTTCCAGTTACAGCAGCCAGAGCCACCGGGGTCTTCCCAGTGCAGCCAGGCCCCATGACTCGGGGGGCACGTTCATTCAGCAGGAAGTTGGAAAACCTGAAGATGAGGCTCCGGGGAGGTTTTTTAAGCAGATTgactcttctcctctgggagGCGAGACAGACCAGAGCGCCGTGAGCCAGAACTACCGCGGCAGCCTGCCCCAACCCTCGGCCCCGAGCCCCCCCAAACCTATGGGAATATTTCAGACGAGTGCAAATAGTTCTTTTGAACCAGTGAAATCGCACTTCACTGGAGTAAAACCAGTCGAGGCAGACCGCGCCAACGTGGTGGGCGAGGTGAGGGGCCCCAGCGCCCACCAGAAGCAGCGCAGAGCAGCCTCTGCCGCGCCCGACGCCTCCCCTGGCAACCTGGAGCAGCCCCCCGACAACATGGAGACCCTCTTCCTGCCCCGGCTCTGTGCTCCACCTCTCACCACACCCACGGAGGCCAGTCCCGGGCTTCTGCACGCCGCGGGGCCGCCCTTGGAAGCTGTGCTCCCCACGCCTGAGAAGAGGCCCTTGACCAGGGCGCAGGGGGCTGTGAAGTGTGAGAGCCCAGCCACGACTTTGTGGGCACAGAACGAGCTGCCAGATTTTGGAGGCAATGTCCTCCTAGCCCCAGCTGCTCCCGTACTTCACGTGCCCGCGAAACCTCAGCCCTCTGAAGTGATCCAACCTCCAGAAGAGGGGCTGTGTGGCCAGCAGTCCCGGCAGCCGGGCCCCGGCCCTGCCGTGCAGAGCGGGGACAGCATTGGTGCTTCCGAGAATCTCGAGAATCCTCCCCAAATGGGCGAAGAGGCGGCCCTCCCGTCCCAGGCAGGTCCTGGCTATGCCAGCCTGCTGTCCTCCCCACCCACCGAGGCTTTGCAGAATCAGCCGGTCTTGATCGCCCGGCCCGACCAAAGCTGTAATTTGGCACAGCCGGCTAATTTTTCTGTGTCCTCGTTGAATCCTAACGAGAAGAGTCAGTCCTGGAGGGAGTCCTTCGTGGCAGATAAGCCCGCAGTAAGCAGCCAGGCTGCTGGGGGTGATTCTGGAGAAAACGCTCTTTTGTCTGGGGCTCCGGCTGGCGCTCTCATCTGCTCGCCTCTGCCTAACCACCTTGCCCAGAGTAATTTCCCACAAGTTTGTGGTACCTCGGAAATGGTTTCTAGTCAACCTGCTAATTTGCCGGTTCAACCGCCGGCTCATCCGGTTCCGAAGAACTTGCTTCCAGAAAGTCAGAAGATTCATAGCGCAGAGAGCATTCTTCCCGAGTTAGTTACCGGTCCTGCTGTAAGCACAGGCGTGATGTTAGTTCCACCTGCCAACGATACCTCAGAACCTGACAGTAATAAGGCAAATCTGTCCAGCAGTCGGGATGAAGCTTCGGGAGCCCTAGACTTCTCATTCAGTCGGACTTTGGAAAACCCTGTAGCGATGTATAGCTCGGCCCAGGCTGATAGCCCAGCTTCTTGTCAGCAAACTGTCTCCAGTCACAGACCGTGTGGGCCTGGGGCACATACCCCAGACCGTTTCTACCAACAGGTGACGAAAGATGCTCAGGACCAGCATGGCCCAGAGAGAGCCCAGCaggagcctccccctccccctccccaggggcCCAAAGCAGCACTTCCAGAGCCTTCAGACCCAGGAGGTCCCCCAGAGCAAGGACAGCCCCCAAGCCCAACCCGTCCGTCTGCAAGTCCGGCTCCGGCTGACGTGGGCCAACGGCTGCCTCCTCGACCACCCCGGTCCTCCAGCGTGTCCGTCGCATCTACCGGCTCAAGCCAGGCGGCCGCGCGGCCTGACCAGCAGTGGCTGCAGCCGCCGCCTCCAGACTTGGCGTCCTGCTACTACTACAGGGCCCTGTACGATGGCTACCAGCCCCCGTACCCCTCACCGTACCCGCCGGATCCTGGCACCATCCCCCACTATTACCAG GACATCTACGGCCTCTGTGAGCCCAGATACAGGCCCTACGATGGTGCAGCCGCTGCCTTCGCAGAGAGCTACCGCTACCCTGAGCTCGAGCGGCCCAGCTCCCGGGCGAGCCACTGCTCGGACCGGCCAGCTGCCAG GCAAGGGTATCCTGAAGGTTACTATAATTCCAGAGGTGGATGGAGCAGTCAGAGTGACTACTACGCCAGTTACTACGCCAGCCAGTACGATTACGGAG ATCCAGGTCACTGGGATCGGTACCACTATGGTTCTCGGTCCAGGGACCCCCGCACCTGTGACCGGAGGTGTTGGTATGATGCCGAGTGCGATCCGTATAGGAAGGAAAGCTATGCTTATGGGGACAG GCCCGAGAAATACGACGACCACTGGAGGTACGACCCCCGCTTCACCGGGAGTTTTGACGACGAGCCTGAGCCCCACAGGGACCCTTACGGGGAGGAGGTGGACCGGCGCAGCGAGCACTCGGCACGGAGCCTGCGCAGCAGCTTCAGCTCCCACTCCCACCag AGTCAGGTGTACAGAGGTCGCAACGTGACTGCTGGGCCCTACGAGGCGCCGCCCCCACCGGGCTCCTTCCACGGCGATTACGCCTACGGCCCCTACGGCGGCGATTTCCACGGCCCCCCAGGCTTCCCGGAGTACGGCTACCCTGCCGAGGCCAGCTGGCCCTCCGTGGAGCAAG cTCCATCAAGACCAACTTCTCCTGAGAAATTCTCAGTGCCTCATATCTGTGCCAGGTTCggtcctgggggtcagctcatcaAAGTGATTCCAAATCTGCCTTCAGAAGGACAGCCTGCACTGGTTGAAATTCACAGCATGGAG ACCTTGCTGCAACACACGCCGGAGCAGGAGGAGATGCGGGCGTTCCCGGGGCCTCTCGGCAA AGATGACACCCATAAAGTGGATGTTATTAATTTTGCACAGAGCAAAGCTACAAAATGTTTACAGAACGAAAATTTAATTGACAAAGAGTCCGCAAGTCTTCTCTGGAGCTTTATTGTTCTGTTATGCAGGCAGAACGGG ACCGTGGTGGGCACAGACATCGCGGAACTCTTGTTACGAGACCACCGAACCGTGTGGCTTCCTGGGAAGTCGCCCAGTGAGGCCAACCTGATTGATTTCACTCATGAGCCTGCAGAGCAAGTGGAGGAGGAGTCTGGGGAGGCCCAGCTCTCGTTTCTCACTGACAGCCAGGCTGCCACCACCCTTGAAAAAGACACGGAGCGTTTCCGAGAGCTGCTGCTCTACGGCCGGAAGAAG GATGCTTTAGAGTCCGCGATGAAGAACGGCTTGTGGGGTCACGCCCTGTTACTTGCCAGCAAGATGGACAGCCGGACGCACGCCAGAGTCATGACCAG GTTCGCCAACAGCCTTCCGATCAACGACCCTCTGCAGACGGTCTACCAGCTGATGTCCGGGCGGATGCCAGCCGCATCCACG TGTTGTGGAGATGAGAAGTGGGGAGACTGGCGACCGCATCTGGCCATGGTTTTGTCCAACCTGAGCAACAACGTGGACGTGGAAGCCCGGGCGATGGCCACCATGGGGGACACTCTGG CCTCGAGAGGACTCCTCGATGCTGCACACTTCTGCTACCTTGTGGCCCAGGTTGGATTTGGGGTTTATACcaagaaaaccacaaaacttgTTTTAATTGGATCAAACCACAG TTTGCCATTTTTAAAGTTCGCGACCAACGAAGCTATTCAGAGGACAGAAGCCTATGAGTACGCTCAGTCCCTGGGGGCGCAGACCTGCTCCTGGCCCAGCTTCCAG GTGTTTAAGTTCATGTACTGCTGCCGCCTGGCTGAGATGGGGCTTGCGACGCAGGCCTTCCACTACTGCGAGGTGATCGCCAAGAGCATCCTGGCGCAGCCCCACAGACACTCCCCAGTGCTGCTCAGCCAGCTGCTTCAG GTCGCCTCCCAGTTGCGCCTCTTTGACCCTCAGCTGAAGGAGAAGCCGGAGGAGGAGGCCGCTACGGAGCCTGCCTGGCTGGTCCAGCTGCAGCTCGTGGAGAAGCAGGTCAAG GAGGGCACCGCGGCCTGGAGTCTGGACAGAGCCTTCCCCCCGCGCTGTCCCAGCTCGCCGTGCTCCGAGGCGGGGCCGTGTGGTGGCCCAGCGCCCGCCCAGCCGGCGGGCCTGGGCACCGACAACCGGCTGCTGGCGCCGCCTGTGTCCGGCGCTGACCACTCGGGCCAGGACGTGCGGCTACTGCCCTCAG CTCCACTGACGCTCCCCGATGGTCAGCCGGCCTTCCCCACCAGGGCGCTGATGTTCCCAGGACCACCCCCCGCGGGCCCTGTCGAGCTGGGCCCTGGCTGTGGACCCCCAGGGGCTGCACTTGGCTTTCCAGAGCCCCCTGGGCCTGATCCTGTGGCTCCGTACCCAGGGCCTGGCCTGCCGTCTGGCGCACCATCTCTCCAAGAGACTGACCATCTGCTCCCGGAGGCCGGGAGCCAGGACGCAG CAATGACGCCGCAAGAGGCACCCGGCAGAAACGCGCTGTCGGAGCTACAAGAGGATTTTGCTGGCAAATTTGCTAATGTG AGCGGCGAGTCCTGGTTCTCTCGTTGGCTGCCTGTGAAGAAGAGGACGGAAGCTTACTTGCCAGACGACAAGAACAAATCG ATCGTCTGGGACGAAAAGAAGAACCGCTGGGTGGACACGAACGAGCCGGAGGAGGAG AAGAAGGCTCCGCCCCCACCTCCAGCATCCCTTCCCAAGGCTCTGCAAGCTGCCCACCCTGGTCCTGGAGGGCCCCCCAGACCTGCTGTGAACATGTATTCTAGAAAAGCAG CCCGAGCCCGAGCGCGCTACGTGGATGTCTTGAACCCCGGGGGCCCCCAGCGGAGCGAGCCAGCCCTTGCTCCCGCGGACTTCTTTGCACCACTGGCCCCACTCCCAATTCCCACACACCTGCTCGGACCAAACCCAG ATGCAGAGGAAGCACCCCCCGCCGAGGGGGCTGGCAGGGAAGGGCAGGCGCCGGCGGGGGGGCCGGCCAAGCCAGAGCCCGCCTCGGAGCCCAAG GTGCCCAGTTCTGCGGCGTCGCTCCCTGGACCTGAACGGCCACCCTCCAGAGCGGACGGTTCCCAGGGAGGAGAG GCTCCCTGTGCTCTCGGCCCTGCAGGGGGCCCTCCCGGGGCAGCGGTGCCCTTCTACAACCCCGCTCAGTTTACACAA GCCTCTGCTGCCTCGGGAAGTTCAAGGATGGGAAGGATTGGCCAGAGGAAGTACCCAGCATATTGA